A single window of Sporosarcina sp. FSL W7-1349 DNA harbors:
- a CDS encoding GNAT family N-acetyltransferase: MIRKLTEADRRNALQFVSERPAENLFIIGDIEVYGFDNPIQMLWGEFAKSGRLRAILLKFIDNYIVYAPDEFNAEGFAKIMNEDHDFKFLSGIESIIRQVEPYLDKQPADPRILHYAKCEQADRLQKVPSHIEVKRAVPDDAERIVEQLRGVPEFASSTFDVERNRETLHNGSGRTWYIEKDGQIISSASSTAENSQSAMIVGVGTLPEHQKRGLASYCMSVLCKELLDESKMLCLFYDNPDAGTIYKRIGFVDIGKWGMWSFN, from the coding sequence ATGATCCGAAAATTAACGGAAGCCGATCGGAGAAACGCATTGCAATTCGTATCGGAACGACCGGCGGAAAATTTATTCATCATCGGGGATATCGAGGTGTATGGATTCGACAACCCGATTCAGATGTTATGGGGCGAATTCGCAAAAAGTGGGCGGTTGCGCGCTATCCTGTTGAAATTCATTGATAATTATATTGTCTACGCGCCAGATGAGTTCAATGCGGAAGGGTTTGCAAAAATCATGAACGAAGACCATGATTTCAAATTTCTCTCCGGCATCGAATCGATCATCCGCCAAGTCGAGCCATATTTGGATAAACAACCGGCCGATCCGCGGATTCTCCATTATGCAAAATGCGAGCAGGCAGACCGGCTGCAAAAGGTTCCGTCTCACATTGAAGTGAAACGAGCGGTCCCGGACGATGCGGAACGGATTGTGGAGCAATTGCGAGGGGTTCCCGAATTTGCATCCAGCACATTCGACGTCGAACGGAATAGGGAAACGCTGCACAACGGCAGTGGACGGACCTGGTACATCGAGAAAGACGGACAAATCATCAGCTCGGCTTCCAGTACAGCCGAAAATAGCCAATCGGCCATGATAGTCGGGGTAGGGACTCTCCCGGAACATCAAAAGCGAGGGCTCGCCTCCTACTGCATGTCGGTACTGTGCAAAGAATTGCTGGACGAGAGCAAAATGCTTTGTTTATTTTATGATAATCCGGATGCGGGAACCATTTACAAGCGGATCGGCTTTGTCGATATCGGAAAATGGGGCATGTGGAGTTTTAATTGA
- a CDS encoding thioredoxin family protein, translated as MKKLESIEQFNTLKNDGRTIFMFSADWCPDCRVIEPILPGIEADYPEYTFIYVDRDDYIDLCQEMDIFGIPSFVAYQNGEETGRFVSKDRKSKEEIENFINGLDQ; from the coding sequence ATGAAGAAACTGGAATCAATCGAACAATTCAATACCTTGAAAAATGATGGAAGGACGATTTTCATGTTTTCCGCAGACTGGTGTCCGGATTGCCGGGTGATCGAGCCCATTTTACCGGGAATCGAAGCGGACTATCCGGAATATACATTTATATATGTGGACCGTGATGATTACATTGACTTATGCCAAGAAATGGACATTTTCGGGATTCCAAGCTTCGTCGCATATCAGAATGGCGAGGAAACCGGACGTTTTGTCAGCAAAGACCGGAAGTCGAAAGAGGAAATCGAGAACTTCATCAACGGACTGGACCAGTAA
- a CDS encoding gamma-glutamyl-gamma-aminobutyrate hydrolase family protein, with translation MKPVIGLTSNMNVDGKHEIDPEYMAAILLAGGLPFIIPADVEQEAEQAASLLDGLVLTGGKDIDPQCYGEEPHPKLGEVSPARDRMEIALVGQMKAADKPILGICRGIQLLNVAFGGDLFQDVEGQMDRPVLQHAQRAPRSHPSHTVKLESGSVLEEIVGEPLLQVNSFHHQSVKRVAASLRISAFSNDGIVEAIEGREGNFLLGVQWHPERLAVAGDAPSLRIFNSFIQACAKRRDKS, from the coding sequence ATGAAACCAGTCATCGGATTGACATCGAATATGAACGTCGATGGAAAACATGAAATCGATCCCGAGTACATGGCTGCCATTTTGCTGGCGGGAGGGCTGCCGTTCATCATCCCAGCCGACGTAGAACAAGAGGCGGAGCAGGCGGCTTCCTTGCTGGACGGTTTGGTGCTGACAGGAGGGAAGGATATCGATCCCCAGTGCTACGGGGAGGAACCGCATCCGAAGCTTGGGGAAGTGTCACCGGCACGTGATCGGATGGAAATCGCCTTAGTAGGGCAAATGAAAGCGGCGGATAAACCAATTTTGGGTATATGCCGTGGTATCCAATTGCTGAATGTCGCGTTTGGAGGGGATTTATTTCAGGATGTGGAAGGTCAGATGGATCGTCCCGTCTTGCAACATGCCCAAAGAGCCCCGAGATCTCATCCTTCTCATACAGTGAAACTGGAAAGTGGGAGTGTTCTGGAAGAAATCGTTGGGGAACCTCTTCTCCAAGTGAATTCCTTTCATCATCAGTCTGTAAAAAGAGTGGCGGCGTCGCTTCGCATTTCCGCGTTCTCAAACGACGGGATTGTGGAAGCGATCGAGGGCCGGGAAGGGAACTTCCTCCTTGGGGTCCAATGGCATCCGGAGCGTCTTGCCGTGGCGGGAGATGCCCCATCCTTGCGCATCTTCAACAGTTTCATTCAAGCGTGCGCGAAAAGACGAGACAAAAGCTGA
- a CDS encoding DUF1273 domain-containing protein codes for MKYKKIGNKRRLPLKRLVITGYKQHELGIFDEKHPGIRFVKKAIEKRLTSLLDEGLEWVLISGQLGVETWAAEVVLDLQEEYPDLHLAVMPPFLEQEKNWNETKQEKYHSIVAQADFYKPLTNKPYEAPWQFIEKDKFFLRNSDGMLLVYDEENEGSPKFVKRMADQFAEKTGYVVLSITADDLQVVAEEEQLQDMYQASDFDMS; via the coding sequence ATGAAATATAAGAAAATAGGTAATAAGAGGAGGCTGCCATTGAAACGGCTAGTCATAACAGGCTATAAACAACATGAACTCGGTATTTTCGATGAAAAACACCCCGGCATCCGCTTTGTGAAGAAAGCGATTGAGAAACGGCTGACTTCTTTATTGGATGAGGGACTGGAATGGGTGCTCATCAGCGGACAATTGGGCGTCGAGACATGGGCGGCGGAGGTCGTTCTGGATTTGCAAGAGGAATACCCCGATTTGCATCTCGCCGTCATGCCGCCTTTTTTGGAGCAAGAGAAGAACTGGAACGAGACGAAACAGGAGAAATATCATTCCATCGTCGCCCAAGCCGATTTTTATAAACCACTCACCAATAAACCATATGAAGCGCCGTGGCAATTCATTGAGAAAGATAAGTTTTTCTTGAGGAATTCAGATGGGATGCTGCTTGTGTATGACGAGGAGAATGAGGGATCGCCAAAATTTGTCAAGCGGATGGCGGATCAGTTCGCGGAGAAAACCGGTTATGTAGTACTCTCGATTACGGCGGATGATTTGCAGGTCGTCGCGGAAGAGGAACAGTTGCAGGATATGTACCAAGCTTCCGATTTTGACATGTCGTGA
- a CDS encoding AbrB/MazE/SpoVT family DNA-binding domain-containing protein: MRSLGIVRKVDQLGRIVIPKELRNTLQLGTGTPMEIFVDEDMILLRKYTISEACAVTGEVTPENKMYSNGMYLSPKGAQILLDEIAQNQ; encoded by the coding sequence ATGCGAAGTTTAGGTATTGTGAGAAAGGTAGACCAGTTGGGCCGCATCGTCATTCCAAAAGAATTACGAAATACGTTGCAACTAGGTACAGGGACTCCGATGGAGATTTTTGTGGATGAGGATATGATCCTATTACGCAAATACACAATCAGTGAAGCCTGTGCTGTAACAGGTGAAGTGACTCCGGAAAACAAGATGTATTCCAACGGCATGTACTTGAGTCCGAAAGGCGCCCAGATTCTTCTGGACGAAATTGCACAGAATCAATAA
- the metA gene encoding homoserine O-acetyltransferase MetA yields the protein MPINIPKHLPAGELLKEEKIFVMDEDRAVSQDIRPLNIIILNLMPEKEKTELQLLRLLGNTPLQVNITFMTMATHESKNTSKFHLDAFYQTFDEVKNRRFDGMIITGAPIEHLEFEDVNYWEELKTIMDWSKDNVTSVLHICWGAQAALYHHYGINKHELPHKCSGVYDHTLTDPTINLARGFNDEFKAPHSRYTEVALEDIENDPRLILLAKSDDAGAFIIISKDEKHIMITGHLEYDATTLAEEYERDLQKGIDIALPENYFPNDDVNASPVNSWRSHTHLLFSNWLNYYVYQQTPYEWN from the coding sequence ATGCCGATTAATATTCCGAAACACTTGCCGGCAGGCGAATTACTGAAAGAAGAAAAAATCTTTGTCATGGACGAGGACCGGGCCGTTTCACAAGATATTCGTCCGTTGAATATTATAATCTTGAACTTGATGCCGGAAAAGGAGAAGACCGAATTACAGCTCCTACGGCTGTTGGGAAATACGCCGTTGCAGGTGAATATTACGTTCATGACGATGGCTACACATGAATCGAAGAATACGAGCAAATTCCATTTAGACGCCTTCTATCAAACATTCGATGAAGTAAAAAACCGCCGTTTTGACGGAATGATCATCACGGGTGCCCCTATCGAACATTTGGAATTCGAAGATGTGAATTATTGGGAAGAATTGAAAACGATCATGGACTGGTCGAAGGACAATGTCACTTCCGTGCTCCATATCTGTTGGGGGGCCCAAGCCGCGTTATACCATCATTACGGCATTAATAAGCATGAGCTTCCTCATAAGTGCTCCGGGGTCTACGATCATACGTTGACCGATCCTACGATCAATCTGGCCCGCGGATTCAATGATGAATTCAAAGCACCGCATTCCCGTTATACGGAAGTGGCTCTGGAAGATATCGAAAACGATCCACGTTTAATCCTATTGGCCAAATCGGACGATGCAGGAGCCTTTATTATCATTTCCAAAGATGAAAAGCATATTATGATTACCGGCCACCTGGAATACGACGCCACGACGTTGGCTGAAGAGTACGAGCGTGATTTGCAAAAAGGCATCGATATTGCACTGCCTGAAAACTATTTCCCGAACGACGATGTGAATGCAAGCCCGGTCAACTCCTGGCGCTCCCATACACATCTTTTGTTTTCCAATTGGCTGAACTACTATGTTTACCAACAAACCCCTTACGAATGGAATTAA
- a CDS encoding acyl-CoA dehydrogenase family protein, with amino-acid sequence METFIKTEKQKKLLHKINELKPRFKEREPQLDALGSFPYEDFQDLKKIDYHRLTLPKEYGGQGLGLYEYILAQEAISEGSGSTGLSIGWHNGIILQYVENRHWDEEAADWLLKEIGKGALINTAASENNAGSPLRGALPTTTVKAAGDELIVHGEKTYTSVSPVLDYFLVTATNENDEVDLIIIPRHAPGVSIKETWDMLAMRGTASHNLVLDNVKVPVSNILQRNSLKKPENKGWLLHIPSCYIGIATAARSHALEFATSYVPTSLGKPIAEAPNIKQLIGEMELELATARHLLYGTIERYEQAKDRSHFDEALSVTKVAVTNAAIQVVDKAMRIVGSRALSESNPMHRYYLNVRAGLYNPPMEDMEKTKLAQQAIQKFLSK; translated from the coding sequence ATGGAAACATTCATCAAAACGGAGAAGCAGAAAAAGCTTTTACATAAGATCAATGAACTGAAACCTCGTTTTAAAGAAAGAGAACCACAATTGGATGCGCTCGGTTCTTTCCCCTATGAGGACTTCCAAGATTTGAAGAAAATCGATTATCATCGGCTAACTTTGCCAAAAGAGTACGGCGGCCAAGGATTGGGCTTGTATGAATATATTTTAGCCCAAGAAGCGATTTCAGAAGGCAGCGGATCGACTGGTCTGTCGATCGGTTGGCATAATGGGATCATTCTGCAATACGTCGAAAATCGGCATTGGGACGAGGAAGCCGCAGATTGGCTCTTGAAGGAGATTGGAAAAGGAGCGCTCATCAATACGGCAGCTTCCGAAAACAATGCTGGGAGCCCGTTGCGCGGCGCACTGCCGACCACGACTGTCAAAGCAGCTGGAGATGAATTGATTGTCCATGGGGAGAAGACTTACACTTCGGTCTCCCCCGTTCTCGATTACTTCCTTGTGACAGCGACCAACGAAAACGACGAGGTGGATCTGATCATCATTCCTCGCCATGCTCCTGGCGTGTCGATCAAAGAGACATGGGATATGCTGGCGATGCGCGGCACGGCTAGCCATAACCTGGTATTAGACAATGTGAAGGTGCCGGTGTCCAACATCCTTCAGCGTAACTCATTGAAGAAGCCGGAAAACAAAGGATGGCTACTCCATATTCCCTCATGTTATATCGGGATAGCAACAGCTGCCAGATCGCATGCGTTGGAATTTGCCACTTCCTATGTCCCGACGTCCTTAGGCAAGCCGATTGCCGAAGCACCGAACATCAAGCAGCTAATCGGCGAAATGGAGCTGGAACTGGCAACGGCACGCCATCTTCTTTACGGTACGATTGAGCGCTATGAACAGGCAAAGGACCGTTCCCATTTCGACGAGGCGCTCAGTGTTACGAAAGTGGCCGTCACCAACGCAGCGATCCAAGTCGTGGACAAGGCGATGCGCATTGTCGGATCCCGCGCATTATCCGAATCCAATCCGATGCACCGGTATTATTTGAACGTACGGGCAGGTCTTTATAATCCACCGATGGAAGACATGGAAAAGACGAAACTCGCTCAACAGGCGATTCAAAAGTTCTTAAGTAAATGA
- a CDS encoding DUF421 domain-containing protein gives MEDMLKLDFWEMIIRTTLTFIVLLILARFMGKKQISQLTFFHYVTGITIGSIAADIAGESKMPFLDGMVAMIWWAVLTILTNYIAFKSKKARVLFDDKPTIIIRDGKLLKVSLEKTRLHLNDLNMMLREQNIFSLKDVQYAILEPNGQLSVMKKSDLEPATKKDVKAPAPQPKYVPTEIISDYQLIPENLKELNLTEEWLTEQLKKQGIGQIDQVFYAEIQSDGSLHVDMGDG, from the coding sequence ATGGAGGATATGTTGAAGCTGGATTTTTGGGAAATGATCATTCGAACGACATTGACATTTATCGTGTTGCTGATCCTTGCCCGGTTTATGGGGAAGAAGCAGATTTCCCAATTGACCTTTTTCCACTACGTAACCGGAATCACCATCGGGTCGATTGCGGCGGATATCGCGGGAGAATCGAAGATGCCGTTCTTAGATGGGATGGTCGCAATGATTTGGTGGGCGGTCTTGACAATACTGACTAATTATATTGCATTCAAATCGAAAAAAGCGAGGGTCCTTTTCGATGATAAGCCGACCATCATCATTCGGGACGGAAAGTTGTTGAAGGTGTCCCTTGAGAAGACGCGCCTTCATCTGAACGATTTGAACATGATGTTACGGGAACAAAACATCTTTTCGTTAAAGGATGTGCAATATGCAATCTTGGAGCCGAATGGTCAGTTAAGTGTCATGAAGAAAAGCGATCTGGAACCTGCAACTAAAAAAGACGTCAAGGCACCCGCACCACAACCGAAGTATGTTCCAACAGAAATCATTTCCGATTATCAATTGATTCCCGAAAACCTGAAAGAACTGAATTTGACCGAGGAATGGCTGACCGAGCAGTTAAAGAAGCAAGGGATCGGTCAGATAGACCAAGTTTTTTATGCGGAGATCCAATCAGATGGATCACTTCATGTTGATATGGGTGATGGGTAA
- a CDS encoding NAD(P)-dependent malic enzyme, translating to MTGRYESSLEMHQIHKGKMETVSKVPLENKTDLSLAYSPGVAEPCVEIANDPSLVYEYTIKGNLVAVVTDGTAVLGLGDIGPEAALPVMEGKALLLKRYANIDAFPICLDTKDVDEIVRTVKLMSPTFGAVNLEDISAPRCFEVERRLREELDIPVFHDDQHGTAIVVGAGLLNALKVVKKEIGSVRIVVNGAGAAGVAIIKLLLNLGFKDIIICDSKGIIYKGRPNDMNPVKHEIAEITNPRQLTGSLRDAMEGADVFIGVSVANILTKDLIDSMNIDPIVFALANPLPEIAPSLAHEYGVRIIATGRSDYPNQVNNVLAFPGIFRGALDVRATEINESMKLAATHAIADIIDDSDLRDDYIIPDPFDERVVDRVAKAVAQAAMDSDVSISKRLLLKN from the coding sequence ATGACAGGACGATATGAGTCTTCGTTGGAAATGCATCAAATTCATAAGGGAAAAATGGAAACCGTGTCAAAGGTACCACTTGAAAACAAAACGGATCTAAGTTTGGCGTATTCTCCTGGTGTTGCAGAACCCTGTGTAGAAATCGCAAACGACCCCTCTCTTGTATACGAATATACAATCAAAGGGAATTTGGTGGCCGTTGTAACGGATGGAACTGCTGTATTGGGCCTGGGGGATATCGGACCGGAAGCAGCATTGCCCGTCATGGAAGGAAAAGCACTTTTGCTGAAACGATATGCAAATATCGATGCGTTCCCAATTTGTCTGGACACGAAAGATGTCGATGAAATCGTACGCACTGTGAAGTTGATGAGCCCGACATTCGGCGCCGTCAATCTGGAGGATATTTCGGCACCACGCTGCTTTGAAGTGGAGAGACGGCTCCGGGAAGAATTGGACATCCCAGTTTTCCATGATGACCAACATGGAACGGCGATTGTCGTAGGCGCTGGATTATTAAATGCGTTGAAAGTGGTCAAGAAAGAAATCGGTTCCGTACGGATTGTCGTAAACGGAGCAGGTGCAGCAGGAGTTGCGATCATCAAGCTTCTTCTCAACCTTGGCTTCAAAGATATCATCATTTGTGATTCAAAAGGGATCATCTATAAAGGCCGGCCAAATGATATGAATCCGGTCAAACATGAAATTGCCGAAATTACCAATCCTCGCCAATTGACCGGCTCTTTGCGGGATGCAATGGAAGGTGCGGACGTCTTTATCGGTGTGTCCGTCGCCAATATTTTGACGAAAGATTTGATTGACAGCATGAATATAGATCCGATCGTATTCGCCCTTGCCAATCCGCTGCCGGAAATCGCACCGTCTTTGGCGCATGAATATGGCGTGCGGATCATTGCGACAGGACGCTCCGATTATCCGAACCAAGTCAACAATGTCCTCGCATTCCCTGGAATTTTCCGCGGTGCGCTCGACGTGCGCGCGACGGAAATCAACGAAAGCATGAAATTGGCGGCAACGCATGCCATTGCAGACATCATCGACGATTCCGACCTGAGGGACGATTATATCATCCCAGATCCGTTCGATGAGCGGGTTGTCGACAGAGTGGCAAAAGCGGTCGCACAAGCTGCTATGGATTCGGACGTTTCCATCAGCAAACGTTTGCTCTTGAAAAATTAA
- a CDS encoding TetR family transcriptional regulator, with protein MGKRTAIIQAAIAAFQENGVEKTKISDIVKKAQIAQGTFYLYFPSKLALMPAIAEVMVEKTMEVVQKTVKEKALFERKLEQLVDAIFLVTEEYHDVLALIYSGLAATEHLKEWETVYAPFYEWLSQFLQEGKAEGEIRSSIQPDRIAKLIIGLIESAAEQIYLYDVSQEDQARIQKAEVNEFLRYALGMEEK; from the coding sequence ATGGGAAAAAGGACAGCGATCATCCAAGCAGCCATAGCGGCCTTTCAAGAAAATGGAGTGGAAAAGACGAAAATATCCGATATTGTCAAAAAAGCTCAGATTGCGCAAGGGACGTTTTATTTGTATTTTCCATCGAAATTGGCGCTTATGCCAGCAATTGCCGAGGTGATGGTGGAGAAGACGATGGAGGTTGTGCAGAAAACAGTTAAGGAAAAAGCCCTGTTTGAAAGAAAGTTAGAACAGCTTGTAGACGCTATTTTTCTTGTAACGGAAGAGTATCACGATGTGCTTGCCCTTATTTATTCAGGTTTAGCCGCGACAGAACATCTGAAAGAATGGGAGACGGTTTATGCTCCTTTTTATGAGTGGCTCAGCCAATTTTTGCAGGAAGGGAAGGCGGAGGGAGAGATTCGTTCATCCATCCAGCCCGACCGGATAGCCAAACTTATTATCGGACTAATAGAATCTGCGGCCGAGCAAATCTATTTATATGATGTAAGTCAGGAAGATCAGGCACGTATTCAGAAGGCGGAAGTTAATGAGTTTTTAAGGTACGCCCTCGGCATGGAGGAGAAATAA
- a CDS encoding DMT family transporter, whose translation MSKSWFYVAMTSFFELVWIYGFNVAAAWWHWVFIVCCIFIDFHFLTKACEKLPTGTVYAVFAAVGTAGTALMDIFFFGESLSASKLFFIGLLIIGVVGLNMADRAEEKKAMKGF comes from the coding sequence ATGAGTAAATCATGGTTCTATGTGGCGATGACCAGTTTCTTTGAATTGGTTTGGATTTATGGATTTAATGTGGCTGCCGCGTGGTGGCATTGGGTATTCATTGTCTGTTGTATTTTTATCGACTTTCATTTCTTGACGAAAGCTTGCGAAAAATTGCCGACGGGGACAGTTTATGCGGTATTCGCCGCGGTCGGCACGGCGGGAACAGCTTTGATGGATATTTTCTTTTTCGGTGAATCGTTGAGCGCCAGTAAATTATTTTTCATCGGGTTATTGATCATTGGTGTGGTCGGTTTGAATATGGCAGATCGGGCGGAAGAAAAGAAAGCTATGAAAGGGTTTTGA
- a CDS encoding DMT family transporter, which yields MGWFYVFLAAASELVGVIGLKKYSHQKTAGSGFLYLAGFGGGFAFLYLAFHYLQVSIAYSVWIGIGTAGAVLINMIFFGESRSAGRIISVLLIVIGVVGLKMVS from the coding sequence ATGGGATGGTTTTATGTCTTTTTGGCGGCGGCAAGTGAATTAGTCGGTGTAATTGGGCTGAAAAAGTATAGTCACCAAAAAACGGCAGGCAGCGGTTTTTTATATTTGGCCGGCTTTGGCGGAGGGTTTGCATTTCTATATCTTGCCTTCCACTACTTGCAAGTGAGTATCGCCTACTCAGTCTGGATCGGCATCGGGACAGCGGGTGCCGTGTTGATCAACATGATTTTTTTCGGGGAGTCAAGAAGTGCGGGGCGGATAATCAGTGTACTCTTGATCGTCATCGGGGTCGTCGGTTTGAAGATGGTGTCTTGA
- a CDS encoding HAD family hydrolase, with protein MRVAIFDFDGTLYSSETFQLLMDHLKHHPIHRSKYKAFFRTILPPYIGYKMKLVPETRMKERSMQIYLDSLKDLSQSELEHYFTELIDPVRRGLNEEIVSRLRQHIEDDIQVMLVSGAYTPFLYAVTRDLHFDEIIGTDIRFTDNQKIDSSTPLFHVQGPRKTEKIKAVLNGKPIDWENSFAYGDSLSDLPVLDLVGNPVAVNPESRLKAVAEQRNWEII; from the coding sequence ATGCGCGTTGCAATCTTTGACTTCGATGGTACCTTATATTCGTCTGAGACATTCCAGTTGTTAATGGACCATCTTAAGCACCACCCGATCCATCGTTCCAAATACAAGGCCTTTTTTCGAACCATTCTCCCGCCATACATAGGATATAAGATGAAACTTGTGCCCGAAACCCGGATGAAGGAGCGCTCGATGCAAATTTATCTGGATTCCTTAAAAGATTTATCTCAATCCGAATTGGAACATTATTTCACGGAACTGATCGATCCTGTCCGTCGGGGGCTTAATGAAGAGATCGTCTCCAGACTGCGGCAGCATATCGAAGACGATATCCAAGTGATGCTAGTTTCGGGCGCCTACACTCCGTTTCTGTATGCCGTGACGCGGGATTTGCATTTCGATGAAATCATCGGAACAGATATCCGGTTTACGGATAATCAAAAAATCGACTCCAGTACCCCACTCTTCCATGTACAAGGTCCTAGAAAAACGGAGAAGATTAAAGCCGTGTTGAATGGAAAACCGATCGACTGGGAAAACAGCTTCGCGTATGGCGATAGTTTGTCAGATTTGCCCGTATTAGACCTTGTCGGAAACCCGGTGGCCGTCAATCCAGAAAGCCGTTTGAAAGCAGTCGCGGAACAACGGAATTGGGAAATCATCTAA
- a CDS encoding RluA family pseudouridine synthase has protein sequence MQRKRNKPGMSGKEAQQYTVEEKIELLSFLLGCMKKSSRNSVKSVLARGQVTVDGKVVTQYNHLLEPGQQVAIISNQAAKSESDLKGVSILYEDDDLLVVNKEAGILTMADRNEREMTAYRQVTDYVQRKNPKNRIFIVHRLDKDTSGVLLFAKSEKVKHILQNAWNERVKERTYIALVEGVVGKNEGTISSWLKESKTFKMFSSPTDNGGQHAVTHYRKIRSNGRFTLLEVQLETGRKNQIRVHMEDIGHPIVGDRKYGATGNPLKRLGLHAFAIAIIHPRTGELMRFEAKVPSGITAKSR, from the coding sequence ATGCAAAGAAAGCGGAACAAGCCGGGGATGTCCGGGAAGGAAGCCCAACAATATACAGTGGAGGAGAAGATAGAACTTCTTTCCTTTTTGCTCGGCTGCATGAAGAAGAGCAGCCGCAACTCGGTCAAATCGGTGTTGGCACGTGGGCAGGTGACTGTTGATGGCAAAGTGGTGACCCAATATAATCATTTACTGGAACCGGGGCAGCAGGTTGCGATCATCAGCAATCAGGCTGCGAAAAGCGAGAGTGATTTGAAAGGTGTATCCATCCTCTATGAAGATGATGATCTCCTTGTGGTGAATAAAGAAGCGGGGATTCTGACGATGGCAGATCGGAACGAGAGGGAGATGACCGCTTATCGTCAAGTGACAGACTATGTCCAGCGAAAAAATCCGAAAAATCGGATTTTCATTGTCCATCGGTTGGATAAGGATACATCGGGGGTTCTCCTGTTTGCTAAAAGTGAAAAGGTGAAACATATTTTGCAAAACGCGTGGAATGAACGGGTGAAGGAACGGACATATATCGCGCTCGTGGAAGGCGTCGTCGGGAAAAACGAAGGGACGATTTCGTCATGGCTGAAAGAAAGCAAAACGTTTAAGATGTTTTCCAGTCCGACCGATAATGGGGGACAGCATGCGGTGACGCACTATCGGAAAATCCGTTCGAATGGACGGTTCACGTTGTTGGAAGTTCAGTTGGAAACAGGCCGGAAAAATCAGATCCGTGTCCATATGGAAGATATCGGCCATCCGATTGTCGGGGATCGAAAATATGGGGCAACAGGAAATCCATTAAAACGTCTCGGTCTGCATGCTTTCGCTATCGCAATCATCCATCCGAGGACGGGAGAATTGATGCGTTTCGAGGCGAAAGTGCCTTCCGGTATCACTGCAAAGTCGAGATAA
- a CDS encoding MBL fold metallo-hydrolase, which produces MELKKFEDLEQAQLTVSFGSQRLFVSVFFIDGLLIDTGPSKMRAELIPLFEEWKMNEVVLTHHHEDHTGMANWIQRHKQIPIYLHEIGIPACERDMDLPFYRKVFWGERKPFQALPLQQRHRTPNYEWEVIHTPGHADDHVALWNREKGWMFGGDLYVQSSPKSSFAFESIPGIIQSLHKVLTYDFETYICSHAGVIRNGRSVIEKKLDYLTGIQQEVLHMAGQGLTNREIRKQLFPKRHPMHYLSFFENSPMHLVNSILARS; this is translated from the coding sequence ATGGAACTGAAAAAATTTGAAGATTTGGAGCAAGCCCAACTGACCGTTTCATTTGGCAGCCAGCGATTATTCGTTTCGGTCTTTTTTATCGATGGGTTGCTGATTGATACGGGGCCTTCCAAGATGAGGGCGGAACTAATTCCGTTATTCGAAGAATGGAAGATGAACGAAGTGGTATTGACCCACCATCATGAAGACCATACCGGGATGGCGAATTGGATTCAGCGGCATAAACAGATTCCTATTTATTTACACGAGATTGGAATACCGGCATGTGAGCGGGACATGGATCTTCCTTTCTACCGGAAAGTGTTTTGGGGTGAACGGAAGCCATTTCAGGCGCTGCCCCTTCAACAGAGGCATCGGACACCAAATTATGAATGGGAGGTCATTCATACGCCGGGCCATGCGGATGATCATGTGGCGTTATGGAATCGAGAAAAGGGATGGATGTTCGGGGGAGATTTGTACGTCCAATCATCTCCAAAAAGCTCATTTGCATTCGAGTCGATTCCAGGAATCATCCAATCATTGCACAAGGTGTTGACGTATGATTTCGAGACTTATATTTGTTCGCATGCCGGTGTGATCCGGAATGGAAGAAGTGTTATTGAAAAAAAGTTGGACTATTTGACCGGAATTCAGCAGGAAGTTCTCCACATGGCGGGGCAAGGGTTGACCAATCGGGAAATCCGCAAACAACTTTTCCCGAAGCGCCATCCCATGCATTATCTTTCCTTTTTCGAAAACTCGCCGATGCACCTCGTCAACTCCATACTGGCAAGATCATAA